In a genomic window of Chryseobacterium sp. G0162:
- a CDS encoding asparaginase: MKRKVLLIYTGGTIGMEKDYETGSLRAFDFGNIFEKMPEMKLMECEVFVHPFAKPLDSSDMGPAEWRVIANYILENYNDYDGFLILHGTDTMSYTASALSFMLKGLRKPVIMTGSQLPIGDLRTDAKENLLTSLYYASLYENDEAVIQEVAIYFEYKLLRGNRTLKYSAEYFDAYASPNYPILGQSGVHLNILKDNLFRCNPEIEFHVDEHISEDVLFWRIFPGMHLSHFREIPKMKVLILQVFGSGTIFSSEKTQETLQEIRNNGTEIVVVSQCISGGISFGKYENSNIFSRIGAISGRDMTAETAITKAMHLIDNPNYSGSFADNFTQSLCGEITAEKLQ, from the coding sequence ATGAAGCGAAAAGTCCTACTCATCTATACCGGAGGAACCATCGGTATGGAAAAAGATTATGAAACCGGAAGCCTGCGTGCCTTTGATTTTGGCAATATCTTCGAAAAGATGCCTGAAATGAAGCTTATGGAATGTGAAGTTTTTGTACATCCTTTTGCCAAACCACTGGACTCTTCGGACATGGGACCTGCAGAATGGAGGGTCATTGCCAACTACATTCTTGAGAACTACAATGATTATGATGGATTCCTGATTCTTCACGGGACAGACACTATGTCTTATACTGCTTCAGCATTAAGTTTCATGTTAAAAGGATTAAGAAAGCCTGTGATTATGACCGGTTCACAATTGCCTATTGGTGATCTGAGAACCGATGCGAAAGAAAATCTTTTGACAAGTCTTTATTATGCAAGTTTGTATGAAAATGACGAAGCAGTCATTCAGGAGGTTGCCATCTATTTTGAATATAAACTCTTACGAGGAAACAGGACATTGAAATATTCTGCTGAATATTTTGACGCCTATGCAAGTCCAAACTATCCTATCCTTGGACAATCCGGTGTTCATTTAAATATTCTCAAAGACAATCTTTTCCGTTGTAATCCGGAAATAGAGTTTCACGTTGACGAACATATTTCTGAAGATGTTTTGTTCTGGAGAATTTTCCCGGGAATGCATCTGAGTCACTTCAGGGAAATTCCTAAAATGAAAGTATTGATTCTTCAGGTTTTCGGTTCCGGAACCATTTTCAGCAGTGAAAAAACCCAGGAAACACTTCAGGAAATCAGGAACAATGGTACAGAGATCGTAGTGGTGAGCCAGTGTATCTCCGGTGGTATCTCGTTCGGTAAATATGAAAACAGTAATATTTTCTCAAGAATCGGAGCTATTAGTGGAAGGGATATGACTGCAGAAACTGCTATTACAAAAGCGATGCACTTAATTGATAATCCAAATTACTCAGGAAGTTTCGCGGATAACTTTACCCAAAGCCTTTGCGGAGAAATTACTGCTGAAAAATTGCAATAA
- the gwsS gene encoding grasp-with-spasm system SPASM domain peptide maturase, whose protein sequence is MRYFNIFSTIFITKGVNRILISDLQRNTSELYPLEFYDLMEELKKKSIEEILEMYDKESQDIVQEYLEILLENEYGFITRNNWDRNFPALSYEYSEPNRINDLFIEIAEISLLNRLRNAVENLEIRHLVIYSSRSLTVEEFISIDHIFTSSVLMGIEIISPFHAAIDQAYIQKLNHETERIYSLIFYQCPQKPFKIKDEFKFSLNFVKEHLKISSCGKVDMKYFNTNLPKVLEAINHNSCLYKKISIDIEGNIKNCPLMPESFGKIQNRSLEEALMQPGFKRYWNITKDSIEGCKDCEFRYICTDCRAYTERSHYTSENIDISKPLKCGYNPYTNEWKEWSKNPLKQKAIHHYEIQEAK, encoded by the coding sequence ATGAGATATTTTAATATATTCAGTACCATTTTTATTACGAAAGGTGTCAATAGAATATTGATTTCTGACCTTCAGAGGAACACCTCTGAGCTCTATCCATTAGAATTTTATGACCTGATGGAAGAATTAAAAAAGAAATCCATTGAAGAAATTCTGGAAATGTATGATAAAGAATCTCAGGATATTGTTCAGGAATATTTAGAGATTCTTTTAGAAAATGAATATGGATTTATTACACGGAATAACTGGGATCGGAATTTTCCTGCCTTATCTTATGAATACAGCGAGCCAAATCGTATCAATGACCTCTTTATCGAAATTGCGGAGATCAGCCTTTTAAATAGGTTAAGAAACGCTGTAGAGAATCTTGAGATCAGACACTTGGTAATCTACAGTTCAAGATCGTTAACAGTAGAGGAATTTATAAGTATAGATCACATCTTCACCTCATCCGTACTTATGGGAATAGAAATCATTTCTCCTTTTCATGCAGCAATAGATCAAGCATACATACAGAAACTGAACCATGAAACAGAAAGAATTTATAGTCTCATTTTCTATCAATGTCCTCAGAAACCTTTCAAAATAAAAGATGAATTCAAATTCAGTCTGAACTTTGTAAAAGAACATCTAAAAATATCATCCTGTGGAAAGGTAGATATGAAGTATTTCAATACCAATCTTCCCAAAGTACTGGAAGCTATCAATCATAATTCCTGCCTGTATAAAAAGATCAGTATAGACATTGAAGGCAACATTAAAAATTGCCCTTTAATGCCGGAAAGCTTTGGAAAAATTCAAAACAGAAGTCTTGAAGAAGCTTTAATGCAACCAGGATTCAAGAGATACTGGAATATTACTAAAGACAGTATAGAAGGCTGTAAAGACTGTGAATTCAGGTATATCTGTACAGATTGCAGGGCTTATACTGAACGATCACATTATACTTCAGAAAACATAGATATATCAAAGCCTTTAAAGTGCGGTTATAATCCTTATACCAATGAATGGAAAGAATGGAGTAAAAATCCACTGAAACAGAAAGCCATCCACCATTATGAAATCCAAGAAGCAAAATAG
- a CDS encoding TrmH family RNA methyltransferase, with the protein MNDLAQTYEYLKQFLTEERFAKIEHFSQESSDFVLPVVEDIYQFRNAAAIVRSVEACGFHKVVALQEEYSFEPNLRVTKGADTWVEVEKLPRNRQSFQEIKDRGYKIVVVSLENNAKMLPEYEITEPIALVFGTEMEGVSQEILDFADETLAIPMYGFTRSFNVSVAASICMYELKQKLIKSGIDYKLDEEKLLRMKILWTVNSIRSGQQIFEKYLKENNIDWK; encoded by the coding sequence ATGAACGATTTAGCACAAACTTATGAATATTTAAAACAGTTTTTAACAGAAGAAAGATTCGCGAAAATTGAACACTTTTCTCAGGAAAGTTCAGACTTTGTACTTCCGGTGGTAGAAGATATCTATCAGTTTCGGAATGCCGCTGCCATTGTACGTTCTGTAGAAGCTTGTGGTTTTCATAAAGTAGTGGCTTTGCAGGAAGAATATAGTTTTGAACCTAATCTTCGGGTAACCAAAGGGGCAGATACCTGGGTTGAAGTGGAAAAACTTCCCCGAAATAGACAATCCTTTCAGGAAATTAAAGACAGAGGCTACAAAATTGTGGTAGTATCACTGGAAAATAATGCTAAAATGCTTCCTGAATATGAGATTACAGAACCTATAGCGTTGGTATTCGGAACGGAAATGGAAGGCGTTTCGCAGGAGATTCTGGATTTCGCAGATGAAACACTGGCGATACCAATGTATGGTTTTACAAGGAGTTTTAATGTTTCCGTAGCGGCTTCCATTTGTATGTATGAATTGAAGCAAAAACTGATAAAATCTGGTATTGATTATAAATTAGATGAAGAAAAGCTGCTAAGAATGAAAATCCTTTGGACGGTAAACTCTATAAGAAGCGGGCAGCAGATCTTTGAGAAATACCTGAAAGAAAATAATATTGATTGGAAATAA
- a CDS encoding translocation/assembly module TamB — MAKLENNNENENKKSVAENLGDQVQKTVENVEEKVRETVKEASELASDAINHPVETAEEFGKQAIKDVTSYTWWAKLLLILFWLGIVLVGGVLITINLPVTKQWAADQALKLVNNDFKSGFSTESVDVNYFGDVTIKGLKVKDYKGLDFIQAREFRADSDWLSLAANAISGKSNSLSFNSLTLVNAEIKVITYKGDSISNFVRFTELFDDGKKRDPKKPPFQLNSRVQIIDSKVSIVNENSDGDHGKWLTATKFNLKAPNVKVVGPNITALINNMSFVTSRWGKSHIVDTFSTELSLTKQFLSLKDLTLNTDHTLLQGDIKFNLHDGSWADFADKVRWDMNINQGSQVSGYDISYFVTNWDNIKPFNLSGQMTGPLNKFHLENFLIRNPDVNIATKTMKVDNLLNGHFSIETKDLSTDFTYKDLKAMMPTFISSKMKNFADDFGKLKYNGTAKVNPDQVYVESGNLMTGIGQAKISKLSLTGYSTAMPKYSGRLEVKDLNTSVITKNKSVGLISGNFDLNGQSFDVNTMRLITKSQITSIEIMDKVINNLYLDGLLDHKKYNGLITVNDEQAKATIKGLIDFSTSKIAMDVNADVTQLNMNYFTNKPGSQIVSGQVEGKMSMSSINDLTLDVNANNLYFATATQKYNIPTAKLKTFVEAGGRVIDVDAPGAANGKISGKYNLVDLVGMVENGVGRILVGPPPRKLYRGQNFAMKFDVQQGLVNYFLPDLKLPNGAMVEGEYDGDSNNLILNLDATALKYIMTKEEEITDADKALASSNPDYQVNNRKNLSKDSAMVDSVKVRINTANLAQQVYARINRLEYNKNIIKDFELKGNNENGNTLHLATVFKHGSPDDEINEKLKEYAINVDQSTDAAGDYVFRFEPTEVKFNEVSWAIDTSPELNHSITYRKATGDFEIRNLRVYSDKSALFIKEAEFKSIKDFYVDADITDFSIEKLLEMQSGGNSMDIKGLANGSVKIKMDKSTLQPLVDLNIDDIKMNGNDMGAISISATNGFSLNVYDIDVKVHSAGVLGNNSLNLTGTVNNNTASPDIDLTAEMRDFDLSFTQQFVQSIFGNLRGKATGDLKINGKLNNLDYSGDIALKDFGLKLLFTGVDYSFDDNVIQLSKGLAILNNIEVHDGRSNSKGNISGAIRFETLSSMGIDLIMRADNLLVLNSTQKDSDLFWGRVYGQGDLYVSGPVSGLSINTPNMKALNGSTFTFNSASTSNVEEFKMLRFLKEGKDGLVTLEEKKKTGANMNIDFNLAVDKGTTVNVLIGDDVGSITVKGAADPLRFHMNRQGNIAMSGTYKVDNGTFVSKAILNKTFQIQKNSSIRWDGDAMKPALDITANYVRMVSNAGEYLSMGKLQPISILLQANITESLVDPKVELNVTAMDVSSQVRETLAAKMSQEGEKVLQFGSVLLLSTFNVSNTGGVDVNVGNVAESSGYNMLLKQLGSVLNTMSNEFQIDLNYVKGDQNSNIGDRANAGVSVALSPRVNIKTGLGIPLSRTEASTTGAQNNYLSGEGSIEYDLSKKNDGTLVVRGYSKPTNIGMISTNGTANQAYGVGVMWSKSFNSLFKKKKKDKKVSAEKTEIKTDSTKSKAK; from the coding sequence ATGGCAAAGTTAGAGAATAATAACGAGAATGAGAATAAAAAATCAGTAGCTGAAAACCTAGGGGATCAGGTACAGAAGACTGTTGAAAATGTAGAGGAGAAAGTACGGGAAACAGTAAAAGAAGCTTCTGAACTCGCTTCAGATGCTATCAATCACCCTGTAGAAACTGCTGAAGAGTTTGGTAAACAGGCTATAAAAGATGTCACCAGCTATACCTGGTGGGCAAAGCTTCTTCTTATTCTTTTTTGGCTAGGTATTGTTCTTGTTGGAGGAGTACTTATTACCATCAATCTTCCGGTTACCAAGCAATGGGCAGCAGATCAGGCTTTGAAGCTTGTGAATAATGACTTTAAATCCGGATTTTCTACCGAAAGTGTAGATGTAAACTATTTTGGAGATGTTACCATAAAAGGGTTAAAAGTAAAAGATTATAAAGGCTTGGATTTTATACAGGCCCGTGAATTTCGTGCCGATTCAGATTGGCTTTCTCTTGCTGCAAATGCCATTTCAGGAAAAAGTAATTCCCTAAGCTTTAATTCCCTTACGCTAGTGAATGCAGAGATAAAGGTCATTACCTATAAAGGAGACAGTATCTCCAACTTTGTCCGATTCACAGAATTATTTGATGATGGAAAGAAAAGAGATCCTAAAAAACCTCCTTTTCAACTTAATTCAAGAGTACAGATCATAGATTCTAAAGTATCTATTGTTAATGAAAACTCTGATGGAGATCATGGGAAATGGCTTACTGCAACAAAATTTAATTTAAAAGCACCCAATGTTAAGGTCGTTGGTCCTAATATTACAGCGCTTATTAATAATATGTCTTTCGTAACCTCCAGATGGGGAAAATCTCATATTGTAGATACCTTTTCAACAGAACTGTCTTTAACCAAGCAGTTTTTGTCGTTAAAAGACCTTACTTTAAATACAGACCATACTTTATTGCAGGGAGATATAAAATTTAATCTTCATGATGGCTCATGGGCTGATTTTGCAGATAAGGTTCGCTGGGATATGAATATTAACCAGGGAAGTCAGGTGAGCGGATATGATATCAGCTATTTCGTAACCAATTGGGATAATATCAAACCGTTTAATCTTTCAGGACAAATGACGGGTCCTTTAAATAAATTTCATTTAGAGAACTTTCTGATCAGAAATCCTGATGTGAATATTGCCACCAAAACGATGAAGGTGGATAATTTATTAAACGGTCACTTTTCTATTGAAACAAAAGATCTTTCTACAGATTTTACTTATAAAGATTTGAAGGCAATGATGCCTACATTCATCTCCAGCAAGATGAAGAATTTTGCAGATGATTTTGGAAAACTGAAGTATAACGGAACGGCTAAAGTAAATCCAGATCAAGTCTATGTTGAGAGTGGAAATTTAATGACAGGAATAGGGCAGGCGAAAATTTCTAAACTCTCTTTAACAGGGTACAGTACAGCAATGCCTAAGTATTCAGGTCGTCTTGAGGTAAAAGACCTTAATACTTCTGTGATTACTAAGAATAAGTCAGTTGGATTGATTTCCGGTAATTTTGACCTCAATGGGCAGAGCTTTGATGTAAATACAATGCGTCTCATCACCAAATCTCAGATTACCAGCATTGAGATTATGGATAAGGTCATTAATAATCTCTATTTGGATGGATTATTGGATCACAAAAAATACAATGGACTGATTACGGTTAATGATGAACAGGCAAAAGCAACCATCAAAGGGTTAATAGATTTCAGTACCTCTAAAATTGCAATGGATGTGAATGCGGATGTTACCCAGTTGAACATGAATTATTTTACCAATAAACCTGGCAGCCAGATTGTAAGTGGGCAGGTAGAAGGTAAAATGTCTATGTCATCCATTAATGATCTTACGTTAGACGTTAATGCCAATAATCTTTACTTTGCTACTGCTACACAGAAATACAATATTCCTACAGCGAAATTAAAGACATTTGTTGAAGCCGGAGGGCGTGTTATTGATGTGGATGCACCTGGAGCTGCTAACGGAAAAATTTCGGGTAAATATAATCTGGTGGATCTTGTAGGAATGGTAGAGAATGGAGTAGGCAGAATTCTTGTAGGACCACCTCCAAGAAAATTATATAGAGGTCAGAATTTTGCCATGAAATTTGATGTTCAGCAAGGATTGGTTAATTACTTCTTGCCAGATCTGAAGCTGCCTAACGGAGCAATGGTGGAAGGAGAATATGATGGGGATTCAAATAATCTGATCCTGAATCTGGATGCAACTGCTCTGAAATATATTATGACCAAAGAAGAGGAAATTACTGATGCTGACAAAGCATTAGCTTCTTCTAATCCTGATTATCAGGTCAACAACAGAAAGAATCTCAGCAAAGATAGTGCAATGGTAGACAGTGTTAAAGTAAGAATCAATACTGCAAACCTTGCTCAACAGGTGTATGCCAGAATCAATAGATTAGAATACAATAAAAATATCATTAAAGATTTTGAACTTAAAGGGAATAATGAAAACGGAAATACCCTGCATCTTGCTACGGTGTTCAAACATGGAAGCCCGGATGATGAAATCAATGAAAAGCTTAAAGAATATGCTATTAATGTAGATCAGTCTACGGATGCAGCAGGTGATTATGTTTTCAGATTTGAACCTACTGAAGTTAAGTTTAATGAAGTTTCCTGGGCTATTGATACAAGTCCTGAGCTGAACCATTCCATTACCTACAGGAAGGCAACCGGAGATTTTGAAATCAGGAATCTGAGGGTTTATTCTGATAAGAGTGCTTTATTTATAAAAGAAGCTGAATTTAAATCTATCAAGGATTTTTATGTAGATGCTGATATCACTGATTTCTCGATAGAAAAACTGCTGGAAATGCAGTCCGGAGGGAATAGCATGGATATAAAAGGTCTGGCGAACGGAAGTGTAAAGATCAAGATGGATAAAAGTACTTTACAGCCTCTGGTAGATCTTAATATAGATGATATTAAAATGAATGGGAATGATATGGGAGCAATTTCCATTTCAGCGACCAACGGGTTTTCATTGAACGTATACGATATTGATGTAAAGGTTCATTCTGCAGGAGTTTTAGGAAACAACAGTTTAAACCTTACAGGTACTGTTAATAATAATACAGCTTCACCGGATATTGATCTGACAGCGGAAATGCGTGATTTTGACCTGTCATTTACCCAGCAGTTCGTTCAGAGTATTTTTGGAAACCTTAGAGGAAAAGCAACGGGTGATCTTAAGATTAACGGAAAGCTTAATAACCTTGATTATAGTGGTGATATTGCCTTAAAAGATTTCGGTTTAAAACTTCTGTTTACAGGAGTAGACTATTCATTTGATGATAACGTGATCCAATTAAGTAAAGGACTTGCCATTCTCAACAATATTGAAGTACATGATGGCAGATCCAATTCCAAAGGAAACATTTCCGGAGCGATTCGATTTGAAACACTATCTTCAATGGGGATTGACCTGATCATGAGAGCAGATAATCTTTTGGTATTGAATTCTACTCAAAAAGATTCTGACCTGTTTTGGGGAAGAGTTTACGGACAAGGTGATTTATATGTCTCCGGTCCTGTCTCCGGGTTGAGTATAAACACGCCTAATATGAAGGCGCTTAACGGAAGTACCTTCACCTTTAATTCGGCTTCTACTTCAAATGTTGAAGAGTTTAAGATGCTGAGATTCCTGAAAGAAGGAAAAGATGGATTGGTAACACTGGAAGAAAAGAAAAAGACCGGTGCCAATATGAATATTGATTTCAATTTGGCTGTAGATAAAGGAACCACAGTAAATGTGCTTATTGGTGACGATGTGGGAAGCATTACCGTAAAAGGAGCTGCAGATCCGCTGAGATTCCACATGAACAGACAGGGAAATATTGCGATGAGTGGGACCTATAAGGTAGACAACGGAACATTTGTTTCTAAAGCAATTCTTAATAAAACCTTCCAGATCCAGAAAAACAGCAGCATCAGATGGGATGGTGATGCGATGAAGCCGGCACTGGATATTACAGCCAATTATGTAAGAATGGTTTCCAATGCAGGAGAATACCTGAGTATGGGAAAACTGCAGCCGATAAGTATTTTATTACAAGCTAATATTACGGAATCTCTAGTAGATCCTAAGGTAGAATTGAATGTAACAGCGATGGATGTTTCCAGTCAGGTAAGAGAGACGCTGGCAGCAAAAATGAGCCAGGAAGGGGAAAAAGTTCTTCAGTTTGGTTCTGTCCTTCTGTTGAGTACTTTTAACGTGTCTAATACCGGTGGCGTGGATGTGAATGTAGGAAACGTTGCCGAATCTTCAGGATATAACATGCTTCTAAAGCAGCTGGGTTCGGTTCTTAATACGATGAGTAATGAATTCCAGATTGACCTGAACTATGTAAAAGGTGATCAGAACTCCAATATTGGGGACAGGGCTAATGCAGGAGTTAGCGTTGCGCTTTCACCTAGAGTTAATATCAAGACCGGATTGGGAATTCCGTTATCCAGAACTGAGGCAAGTACTACCGGGGCACAGAACAATTATCTTTCTGGAGAAGGTTCTATAGAATATGATTTATCTAAAAAGAATGACGGTACTTTAGTGGTAAGAGGGTATTCTAAGCCTACCAACATTGGAATGATTAGTACAAACGGAACTGCTAATCAAGCCTATGGAGTTGGAGTTATGTGGAGTAAAAGCTTTAATTCTTTGTTTAAAAAGAAGAAAAAAGACAAAAAAGTATCTGCCGAGAAAACGGAAATAAAAACAGATTCTACAAAATCAAAAGCTAAATAA
- a CDS encoding RsmE family RNA methyltransferase, protein MKLFYGEITGNTVIINDEEQQHIVKVLRMKESEDIHVTDGKGALASGKLFIEGKKAGIEVSEIKNNLPDFTPKLHIAIAPTKNIDRIEFFVEKAVEMGISEISIIATEKTERKNINIDKIRKQAVAASKQSLRFHFPIINDTVKLSDFLKDIHPENTFVAHCHENLERMELKSIPKMEKITFLIGPEGDFSEKEIEFLAEHKIKAVSLGNQRLRTETAGVFVAAWNYYNMI, encoded by the coding sequence ATGAAATTATTTTACGGAGAAATAACAGGTAATACAGTCATCATCAACGACGAGGAACAGCAGCATATTGTAAAAGTTCTTCGAATGAAAGAGAGTGAAGATATTCATGTAACAGATGGAAAAGGAGCACTGGCTTCAGGAAAACTGTTTATAGAAGGAAAAAAAGCAGGTATTGAGGTTTCAGAAATCAAAAATAACCTTCCGGATTTCACTCCTAAACTTCATATTGCTATTGCTCCTACAAAGAATATTGACCGTATAGAATTTTTTGTAGAAAAAGCTGTAGAAATGGGAATCTCAGAAATCAGCATTATTGCTACAGAAAAAACAGAGCGTAAAAATATTAATATTGATAAGATCAGAAAACAGGCTGTTGCTGCCTCAAAACAAAGTTTGAGATTTCATTTTCCCATTATTAATGATACTGTAAAGCTGAGCGATTTTTTAAAAGACATTCATCCTGAAAACACTTTTGTGGCGCACTGTCATGAAAATCTGGAAAGAATGGAACTTAAAAGTATTCCAAAAATGGAAAAGATTACTTTCCTAATTGGTCCTGAAGGGGATTTTTCTGAAAAGGAAATTGAATTTTTGGCTGAACATAAGATCAAAGCGGTTTCATTAGGAAATCAAAGGTTGAGAACTGAAACTGCAGGCGTATTTGTAGCCGCGTGGAATTATTACAATATGATATAG
- the gwsG gene encoding grasp-with-spasm system ATP-grasp peptide maturase: protein MILIISENKENTTNEVIKYLLAMNKKFIRVHEDEIFEIKTDQKRLFLVSERNRFCIDDINSVWYRTGGLTFRRLRYDNESINLNMNEYQHWLEDYVRKTLESKRHINKESNSDVNKLLVLEKAKKVGLDVPDYFLADNTDEVKLNKTIIKTIGGNPRAENITENVTGMMYTSIVTEPQKSNFFITFFQEKIEKDFEIRSFYLNGKVWSTAIFSQNDERTKIDFRKYNHTKPNRNVPYNLPKSIEDKIHLLMLSLDLNSGSLDLIKSKDKFYFLEVNAIGQFLGHSVLCNYSLEKEIADYL from the coding sequence ATGATTCTCATTATTTCTGAAAATAAAGAAAATACAACCAATGAAGTGATCAAATATCTTCTTGCTATGAATAAGAAGTTCATTCGAGTACACGAAGATGAAATTTTTGAAATTAAAACCGATCAAAAAAGACTTTTTCTGGTAAGTGAAAGAAATAGATTTTGCATTGATGATATAAACAGTGTATGGTACAGAACCGGAGGGTTGACATTCAGGCGGCTGCGCTATGACAATGAATCTATTAATCTTAATATGAATGAATATCAACATTGGCTGGAAGATTATGTGAGAAAAACCTTAGAATCTAAAAGACATATCAATAAAGAAAGCAATAGTGATGTCAACAAACTCCTGGTATTGGAAAAGGCAAAAAAGGTTGGTTTGGATGTCCCTGATTATTTCCTGGCTGATAATACCGATGAAGTAAAGCTCAACAAAACAATCATCAAAACCATTGGTGGAAATCCCAGGGCTGAAAATATTACTGAAAATGTCACCGGGATGATGTATACTTCAATTGTAACGGAACCTCAGAAAAGTAATTTCTTTATTACTTTTTTTCAGGAAAAAATTGAAAAAGATTTCGAGATCAGGAGCTTTTATCTGAATGGAAAAGTATGGTCAACGGCCATCTTTTCACAAAATGATGAGCGGACCAAAATTGATTTCAGAAAATATAACCATACAAAACCCAACAGAAATGTTCCTTATAATCTGCCCAAAAGTATTGAAGACAAAATTCATTTACTGATGCTGTCGCTGGACCTCAACAGTGGTTCATTGGATCTTATTAAGAGCAAGGATAAATTTTATTTTTTAGAAGTGAATGCCATAGGCCAGTTTCTTGGACATTCAGTGCTCTGTAATTATTCATTAGAAAAAGAAATTGCTGACTATTTATGA
- the tsaD gene encoding tRNA (adenosine(37)-N6)-threonylcarbamoyltransferase complex transferase subunit TsaD, which translates to MSDSIILGIESSCDDTSAAIIKGNSILSNIAANQAIHKEYGGVVPELASRAHQQNIIPVVEKSFTKANIQQNAISAIGFTRGPGLLGSLLVGTSFAKSLAMSLNVPLIEVNHLQAHILAHFIEDANPVPPTFPFLCLTVSGGHTMIVLVKDYFDMEIIGKTTDDAAGEAFDKIGKIFDLDYPAGPIIDRLAKEGNPDAFKFNKPKLENYDYSFSGIKTSVLYFIQKEVRKNPDFIKENLNDLCASVQKCIIEILMNKLEKAAKDLDVKDVAIAGGVSANSALRKAMEDNKEKLGWNIYIPKFEYTTDNAAMIAMVAQLKFERGEFTDLRTSATAKYDL; encoded by the coding sequence ATGAGCGACTCTATAATTTTAGGTATTGAATCGTCTTGCGACGACACCTCAGCAGCTATCATCAAGGGGAATTCTATTCTTTCAAATATTGCTGCGAACCAGGCTATCCATAAAGAATATGGAGGCGTGGTTCCTGAATTGGCTTCGCGAGCCCATCAACAAAATATAATCCCCGTTGTTGAAAAATCTTTTACCAAAGCAAATATACAACAAAATGCAATCTCTGCTATAGGATTTACACGCGGCCCCGGACTTTTGGGATCACTTCTTGTAGGAACTTCATTTGCTAAATCTCTGGCAATGAGTCTTAATGTTCCGTTAATTGAAGTTAATCACCTTCAAGCTCACATTTTGGCCCATTTCATCGAGGATGCAAATCCTGTGCCGCCTACTTTCCCTTTTCTATGCCTTACCGTAAGTGGTGGTCATACCATGATTGTATTGGTAAAGGACTATTTTGATATGGAAATTATCGGAAAAACAACGGATGATGCTGCCGGAGAGGCCTTTGATAAAATTGGAAAAATCTTCGATCTGGATTATCCGGCGGGGCCAATTATCGACAGGCTTGCCAAAGAAGGAAATCCCGATGCTTTTAAGTTCAATAAACCAAAGTTGGAGAACTACGACTACTCTTTCAGTGGTATTAAAACATCCGTTTTATATTTCATTCAGAAGGAAGTTAGAAAAAATCCGGATTTCATTAAGGAAAACCTTAACGATCTTTGTGCTTCTGTACAAAAATGTATTATTGAGATCCTAATGAATAAGCTTGAAAAAGCAGCTAAAGATCTTGATGTAAAAGATGTGGCCATTGCAGGTGGAGTTTCTGCCAATTCTGCATTAAGGAAGGCTATGGAAGACAACAAAGAAAAATTAGGCTGGAATATCTATATTCCAAAGTTTGAATATACCACCGATAATGCAGCGATGATTGCCATGGTAGCACAACTGAAGTTTGAAAGAGGTGAGTTTACTGATCTGAGAACTTCTGCTACTGCAAAATATGACTTATGA
- a CDS encoding Lrp/AsnC family transcriptional regulator, with translation MNYQLDEIDKKILDFLVENTRMPFTEIAKQMDVSAGTIHVRVKKMEDAGIILGSSLSIDYGKLDYHFTAFIGILLTKSNRTQEVLKELSVIPNVIEASVISGKYNIFCKVRAKNTDDAKRIIYQIDDIQDVMRTESMISMEEFLSDKNRLINAISI, from the coding sequence ATGAACTATCAACTGGACGAAATAGACAAGAAGATTCTTGATTTCTTAGTAGAAAACACAAGAATGCCTTTTACAGAAATTGCTAAGCAGATGGATGTTTCTGCTGGAACAATTCACGTAAGAGTGAAAAAGATGGAAGATGCAGGTATTATTTTGGGATCATCTCTAAGCATCGATTATGGTAAGCTGGATTATCATTTTACAGCTTTCATCGGAATCCTTTTGACAAAATCAAACCGTACTCAAGAAGTATTGAAAGAATTGTCAGTTATTCCTAACGTAATAGAAGCTAGCGTTATTTCCGGGAAATATAATATTTTCTGTAAAGTAAGAGCGAAAAATACGGATGATGCTAAGAGAATTATCTATCAGATTGACGACATTCAGGACGTAATGAGAACTGAAAGTATGATTTCTATGGAAGAATTCTTGAGTGACAAAAATAGACTGATCAACGCGATCTCTATTTAA